The genomic window ATCGTGCTGCTGTATGACCCTCGCCACGACATACCCCAACACCCAGGAGCGGAATGACGCAACCAATGACTGCACACCCTCCCTCCAATCAGTGGACGCTGTCACTGATCGTGCCGGTTCTGAACGAGGCCCACTCACTCAGGCGATTTCTGGATGAAACGCTCGAGGTACTGCTGCCGGTGGTACCCGCCCTGGAAGTCATCTTCATTGACGATGGCTCAACTGACGGAACCCTAGAGATCCTGCGTGAGCTGTCGAGCACTTATCCGGGCGCTCGATATGTATCCTTTTCGAGGAATTTCGGCAAAGAGGCTGCCTTGAGCGCCGGCCTCCAGCATGCGACGGGGGATGCGGTCGTCCCCATGGATGCGGATCTGCAGCACCCCCCGGAAGCGGTGATCGATTTCATCGACGTCTGGCGTCACCGAGGCGTCGAGGTGGTGTACGGCATCCCCGCATCCAAACAAGCAGAGACGGCTAGCAAGACCGCCACTTCCTCCTGGTTCTATCGGTTGTTCAATAAAATATCCGAGGTTGATATCCCTGCTTCCGCCGGTGACTTCCGCCTGCTTGACCGTGTGGTGGTGGATACGATCAATCGGCTGCCCGAGCGTAACCGTTTTATGAAAGGCATCTATGCCTGGGCCGGTTTCCGATCTGAAGCAGTTATCTATCAACAACGTGGACGTCTGACGGGAACGAGCCGATTCAATTACTGGAAACTATGGAACTTTGCGCTCGACGGTTTCATTGGCTTTTCAACCTGGCCGTTAAGAATCTGGACCTACATCGGCGGTATCATCGCTTTATCAGCCTTCGTGTATATGGCCATCATTATCACCAAGACACTGATATGGGGTATCGATACGCCCGGATATGCTTCGCTGATGTCTGCGGTTCTCTTTTTCGGGGGCATGCAATTGCTGTCGATCGGCATACTCGGTGAGTACGTCGCGAGGATGTTTTCTGAGACCAAACGTCGACCGCTATACGTCGTCATGGAGACCGATTCCACATGAGTGGTCTAGAAACGTCTTCCATACGATACATGATTTCAGGGGCGAGATCGCTGAGGGATCCAACTGGTCCCGTTGGCCTATTGATTGCTGTAGCGATTGCCGGGACGTACATTACGCTACTTTTTCCTGCTGGGTTCGTGACCGGCGATGCCCCGTGGTGGCACGCTCAGCGAGAAGACATCTCGCAGTACCTTGCGGGGCTTAACGCCTTCCTCGCTGAGCCGTGGAACTTTCCGCTCCTATCTGTTCAATCAATTGTCTACCCGCAAGGCACGAATGCGATTTTCCTGGATGTAATCCCCGCGCTCGCCCTTATTCTGAAACTCTTTGTTCCGGACACTGCGCTACCCATCAACCCTTACGGTGCCTGGCTGGCCGCATCCATTACTCTGCAAGCCGTCTTCGGGTGGCTGATCCTCCGCACACTGCAGGTCCGTCAGTGGGGGGCGCTCATCGCGCTTTCCTTTTTTCTGGTCAGCTTTCCCGCCCTCACACATCGCCTTGGTCATGTCAGCCTCACCTCCCATTGGCTACTTCTTGCAGGCTTGCTGCTCTACCTAAGGGGCTGGCAAGAGACCCGACTCCCCCTCATCAGCTGGTCCGCGCTGCTACTGATCGCCTTTTATATCAACCTCTACCTAACGGCGATGCTCATTCCGCTCTATGCCGTATCAGTTCTGGCTGTAACTCCCTGTCGCGGCCAGCTCCGCTTTGCATCAAAGGCCGCCCTCGCTTTTGTTCCAGTCGCCGCATCAACATTGGTCACCATCCTTCCGCTACCCGGTTCGAGCGGCGCCGAGAGCTGGGGTTTTGGCTACTACTCGATGAACCTGCTCGCGCCATTGACCGGCGGGTATCTGTTGGAAATCCCGGGGAACCCCATCGCCCATGGCGGCCAGGGCGAAGGCTTCAACTATCTGGGTTTTGGAGTGATTCTGCTTTTCTTATTGGCCGTCTGGCGTACATGCGGCAGCCGATGGCGGATCATCAATCAACATCGGTATCTCTTCATTCTCTGTATTTTGCTCACTCTCTACGCATTATCGTCACAAATCTACTTCGGTGAGACTCATATACTCACGAATCGTATCTTCAAGCCATTTGAACCTATCACTGACATTTTCCGGTCATCCGGCCGGTTCTTTTGGTTACCAGGATATACGATCGCTCTTTTTGCGGTTCTTGCCTACGCAAAAAGGCCAGACGCACACTGGGTAACCCCTGTTTTCATCGGCCTAGCGTTGATTCAATTGGTTGATCTTCAAAATCATCATGAAAATGTCTCCAGTTATCTCCATCGACCGGCGGAAGCCAGGGGCGAGATAGAGATCTGGGATGAGCACGTGCCTTACGATGCTGAGCATCTTGTCTTTAGCCCCCTCTTCGGCTGTCAGGACGGGCCGCCGACTGATTTGCTAGCCGCCATGCGGTTCGCCATCGATGAGGGGATGACCATTAATACAGGCTATGTCGCCCGACACGCCCCAGCCTGCAACGAGGGCGCCGCGTCCAATATCGATCAGCTAGGTGATAACGTCGTTGTCTTTTTCGACAAAGATGACTATCCAAAGCGTTCGACCGCGCTCACACGATTCAATCACCGCGATGGCACATGCGATGATGGACAATCAGTGTGGATCTGCACGCCATGAGCGGCCAATTGATCGCATCCTATCTCAAGCGTGACGACCCAAGGCAGCTAAGGAGCAGTCGTCATGTTGATTGCTGAAGTTGGCCGGCTTTTCAAATTTGGGATCGTCGGGGGTGCTGCGACCGCTGTCCATCTGGCAACGGCATCTGCATTGCTCTTGATTTATCCGGGATTCTCCGTCTTTCTCACGAACTTTCTGGCATTCTGCAGCGCAGTGCCGGTTTCTTTTTACGGCCATCAAAACTTTACCTTTCAACGTCAAGGCAACTCAAAAAAGTTTTTCTTGGTTGCATTCGGCGGGTTTCTAATCAATAACTTTTTCCTCGGCATCGTGGTGACGACGACACACATGAATGGCATCGCTTCCATCACAATCTCGACACTGGCCGTGCCCGTGCTCATTTACACCATCTCTCGCCTCTGGGTATTTCGTTGACCCGAGCAGAATCGGCGTGCGGAGCCCGGATTCCACGTGATGAGGGACCCGAGTGTGGCTGCTGGGAGATACTCGGGCTCTTTCCCCGACCAAAGAGGAGAGAGCCACGATGCCGACCAGGAGACTACCGATGCGGCGTGTCCGCGCGGCGGGTCTGAGCTAGCCGCTTCCTGAGGGTCTGGACGACGCACAGCTCGAGGCGATGCTCTACGCTAAACCCAAGCCCACACCAAGGGCGAGGCGCCCGGTACCGAACTGGTCAGCGGTTGAGCGTGAGCTCCAGCACCGCGGCATGACCCGACGACAGGTCTGGCTGGAGTACCGCGAAGTTCATCCCGACGGGTACAACTACGTGTGGTTCTGCGAGCAACTGCGCATGACTGGCAGGGCTCGCATATCCGGGCGTTCGAGTACTTCGGCGGTGTCCCGGAGACGGTGGTGCCGGATAACCTCAGGAGCGGTGTAAACAAGGCCCACCGCTACGACCCGGATCTGAACATCGCCTACACGCGGCTTGCCGAGCACTACGGCGTTCGCGTGGTCCCGGCACGGGTGCGTGGCCCGCGGGATAAGAGCCTCGTCGACAACGCAGTGTTGATCATCGAGCGCGAGGCCATCAGCCAGATGCCTTTCATGGACCGCCTCGCCCTGCTGCTCGATCGTGAGGTCATGGCCCGGGAGGACCGCCAGCTCGTGAGCCCGCAATGGATAAGCAAGGAGCGTAACGTCCTCATCAACGGCTCCACCAGCGTCGGCAAGTCCTACTTCGCCTGCGCGCTTGCCCAGAAAGCCTGCCGGGATGGCTACGTGATCAGCCGGGCGGGTCAAAACTGTTGGCCAAAGAAGCGGGGCCCATCACTTGGAAGCAAGGTCCCTTTGTAGGCTCCCCCTTGACTGGAATACACGGCTTGCCTGGCCAGAAGTTTCGTCCGGACCGGCGTCTCAAGCTAATTTTTGAGCATGACAGCCGCCGATCAGGACTGCGGTAACTCCGCTTGCAGCGCCCGGGCGTAGGCTTGCCGCGCCGTCTGCGCAATGGTGATCTTGCCCAGTAACAGTGGACACTCGATTACGCCACTATCCGGGCCTCGAATGCATCAGGGCTGATGTATCCGAGGGCAGAATGGCGACGGGTTCGGTTGTACTCCACTTCGATGTACTCGAAAAGGACCTGGCGCAGGGCGTCGCGGTGCATCAGCGGCACACCATGGATGCTCTTGACCTTCAGGCTGTGGAAGAAGCTCTCCACTACCGCATTATCGAAGCAGTTGCCTCGGCCACTCATGCTGGCGACCAGTCCGTAGCGACGGATCAGGTTCCGGTGATCCCAGCCACAGTAAACGCTGCCGCGATCCGTGTGCATGATCACGCCGCTCGGCTCGCCACGCCGGGCAAGCGCCGATCGCAGCGCCGTGCAGGCGAGCTCAGCGTCGATGCGCGTGCTGGTTGCCCAGCCGGTCACCTTGCGCGTGCACAGATCCAGGATCACCGCGAGGTAGAGCCAGCCCTGTATGGTCCGCAGGTAGGTGATATCACCCGCCCACTTCTCGTCTGGCCGTGTCGCACTGAAGTCCTGAGCCAAGAGATTGGGCGCGACACCGAGCGAGTGACCCGAGTCGGTGGTATGCCGAAAGGGTTTGGCCGCGCGGGCCCGCAGCCCTTGCCGGCGCATACTCTCAGCCACGGTCTTGCGGTTCATGGCCATGCCTTCAGCCTCCAGCTCCTCGCGAAGGCGAGGCGAGCCGTAGCGGCGCTTGTTCGCCTCAAACAGCTCGATCACTTTCGCGTCCCGCTTGGCCCGCTCGGCCAAGCGTTGCGGAACGCTGTCCCGACGGCGCAGCCATGCGTAGTAGCCACTGCGCGAGACGCCGAGCACCGCGCACTGGTGCGCGATGCTGTGGGCCGATCGATGCTGGTGAATGGCGGCGTACTTCAGTCCAGCTTCTTCGCGAAGTACGCCGCGGTTTTTTCCAGGATCGTGACCTCTTCGGTCTTGTCGGCGAGCTGGCGCTTAAGCCGGGCATTCTCCTCACGGAGCTGGCGTTCTCGGTCACTGACGGACTTCTCGTGCGCCGCCTTCGCTCGCCACTGATAGATCTGCGTGGCGTGCAGGCCGAGCTCACTGGCTGCGGCTGAAACACCGATGCGCTCGGCGAGCGCCAGCGCCTCGGCATGATATTCCGCGCTGTAGCGGACCCTTTTGCGCTTCGGCATGTCGTTGGCTGCTGTTGCCATGGTTCACCTCCAGTCTACTAACTTACTGAGGTGTCCACTGCCGGTGGGAAGGATCATACCGCTGCAGCCGGATAGGAGGACGATCGTTAGGGTGCAGATTGTTGCTTTGGTCATGTCTTAGGCTCCTCAACCGTATACCCGAAGAACTCCACCCAAGGGTCTAGCTTACTACGGCATAATCGTCGAAGAGAAAAAGGTAGTTTTGATAAGAGGACTGGACGCCTAGAGATAGCCCTTTACGAACGTTGGCATACGAGGGTGTCCTCACAGCACGTTTCTTCGAGTGCTCGGCGAAGTCTAGTACAGCGTCGTCCCATTCAACGCCGAGGAAATCAATAACACGCCGTATCGTTGGCTCGAAATTTGTCACTAGCTCGTCGTAGTAAACGTAGCAGACACGATCAGTTTCTCCGGGGAAAACTTCAAACCAGTTTTTCATCACGTAGTCATAAAAGTCGCAGGAACTCCAGAACTCATTGAACGCTGCCATTGCCGCATTCTGATGGTATCGTTGTTTAAAATTTGACAGGACGACATCGTATGGGTGCCGCACCGAGAAAATATACCGTTTGGCTGGAAACAGCTTCTCCATGTAGTGGATGTCAGCAGATAATATGGGGGTTTTGTCGATAAGAATCGTTGAGGATTTTTGTCGGCGCTGCTCGAGCGCATCGTAATACAACTCTCTATGTCGAAGCGCGGAATTCTTGGAAGTTTTATCTTCTTCTGATACCTGCTCCGCCGCACGGAATGTGGAAATCAGCGCTCCGGATTCTTCGATGGTCTCTATCCCTTCATGACTATTCAGAGCATTTTCTAAAAGGGTGGTCCCGGTTCTCGGAAATCCTGTTTGAACAAAACAGTCTGCCCTATCGTCCGCCGGCAAGTCTGCAACCTGTTTGTGTGCGTTGGTCTCAAGGTGGTTTATATACGACGTATACTGGAATCTATCATCCCGATTTTTATCATTTTGCTTCTGGAAATTTTCGAAAGCTTTGCGGAATGAGCCAATATTTTCATAAGATATTGATTAAGGTTCTATGTCTATGACTTCGATGGAATGTTTTTTCTTGACCACATGAGGTACAAAGAACAAGACCTGAATGTCATTGACGGTGACAGTAACCGAAAGGACTGGACCTTCTGGTGCGACCTAGACTTCCCAGACTAACTGATCTTCCAACGCAACCCGTGCACAATGAACGTAATCACGGTCTTCGTCAGACATGTATTTGTAGTAGAGGGACAGGGAGGAGAGTTGAGACGCAAAGTCGGTTGGGTTGGTGAGGTGTTTACCGTCGATCAGGGATCGTTGCAAAAGGTCGAGTTTCTCTTTGATCTTATCTTGAATACTCATCGATCTCCTTTTCTAAGTGTATTCTCGTTATCGCCTAATCCTCATCTTCCAATCTCAATCTTCTTTCAGACAGTGTTTCATTTTCAAACACCCAATAACGAGGACCTGTTACTGATGAAGAGTTCCACCCATACTCTCGGTTAAGTAGGACCAAAGATGATTGGGTTAGAGATGTCACTTCGCCTTCGAACTCTACATTTCGGTCATCCACAACCTCGACGGTGATATTCTCATCACGCACAAAATGAAGTATCGAACCCACCGGAATTCCGACTGAAGAGAATGTAAAGTTGGACCTTCTGCCCCTCTCCTTATTCAACGATTGTTGCTCTTCCTGGTCTTCGACAAAGTCACTGTTTGGGGTGATATTCTGAAGTTCAACCAACTTCAGTATTGATAAACTTCGCCGAGCACTCGAAGAAACGTGCTGTGAGGACACCCTCGTATGCCAACGTTCGTAAAGGGCTATCTCTAGGCGTCCAGTCCTCTTATCAAAACTACCTTTTTCTCTTCGACGATTATTGCCGAAGCAAGCTAGACCCTTGGGTGGAGTTTTTTGGGTATACGGTTGAGGAGCCTGAGCAATGACCAAAACAATCATCTTTACCCTAGTAATCCTCCTCCTATCCGGCTGCAGCGGTATTCCCTTAGTACCGGGTATCTAACCGGAGCATATGAAAGACCTCGACATCGCTATCGTCCTGCTGAGTCGGCAACAAGAACGTCTCTCTAGGCAGATAAAGGCGCTTTATGACGAGGACTTCGACTATCCCACCCTGAAGCGATGGCGAGATGGTTGGGCCTCTGAATTACCTCTGCTGAAGTATCACCCAGATTTACTCCCAGCCGTTGATGCGCTCCTCGAGGAGATGGAGGAAGGTCGATGCCCCTTCTCTGTAATGGACAAGGCGCGTCTGGAGGTCTGGAAGTACCACAAAGCTTGTTGGCCCCTTCTCAAAGACATGGGGATTGATCTAGGCGCCTACATGGATGACTTCGGGGCCATTGAATCTGACCTGAAGGCAACATTTCGGCAGGAGTATGAACAAAAGAAAAGGCTGACTAATCAGGAACAAGCTGATTGGGTAAAATCTATCCTAGTGCCTCAGATTGATGATTGGTTAGCTAAAAGGGCGAGAAAAGCATCTATTTTGATGGCCACTGCTGAAGCTCACAGCAAAGCGAATAAGGTAGTGGATGCGGCTAAGCGATTTATGAAGAAGATCTAATTATAGGCTCTCTTAGAAGACTTTACCTTTTAGCAGTAGGGTTGCCTCATATAAAAAGAGAAAAACGCTCACAGAGCTTCTGCGGGAGTCTCAGGTGCATTCACTGTTTCTATCCTAGCTTCTTATCTACTAATTAGCCTGAAACGTGATCTGGTTCACAGAATTATCGGGTAATGGGGTCTAACCTCTGCCCTATGAATTTAACGAGACCTAATCGACAGACAAAGATGCTGTATCGGTGGCTAACCGAGAGCGAGGAATCTGCTCGCTATTGGCGCCAGCAGGCTGAGGAAAATAGTCCCTCTGATCTGTCCCTGATGCTGACCTTGTGGGCGGTGGAGGAAGTTTCAAAACTACCACCTTCTATGGTGAGAGATTCAGCGATGCTGACCTTGCAGGTTGTGGAATGGGACATCCTTGCGAAGGCCATTAGAGAAGGATATGACCATGCTTCAAACTATTGATTCGCATAGGGTTATTTTTGACTGGGAGATGGTTGTTGGGGAGCGCGCGTTAGTGGTAAGCGCGCTTTGTTAGGTTTAACTAATACTGTAACCAATTGTTATTAATATTCACTTAGTCGGATAGGCAGAAGTGATATTATTGGGATGATCGAATAGAACGTTAAGATCCATTCATCTTCCATTGTTGAAACTCCTCTAGTCGTGTCCTATATCCATCTGTGATTTCACTCTCATTTGTTTTTTCTTGCTTTATGGGAGGGTTCGGTACACCTGTTACCTTCTCAAAGGCTTTTACCATTTGTTCCTTGAGTTGTTGCTTGTATTGGCTCTGAATGATCACAGAGTCATGTACGGAGAGGACTGGAATGTTGTTTTCGGTGAAGTGATTGATGATATGACTCATGATACGGCTGTCGATATTCATGAAGCCAATCCCAGCATCTGTCCCAATATAATGTCTGATAGGTTCATTGAGTAATAGGAATTCTTTGAGTAGCCACTGACAACTGCTTTTATTCAAACCAATATCAGGACGGTCTCCATCTTTTACCTCTTGTTCATAACTCTCAAGAAACTTGTGGGTTCCTATCTCTGGGGTATTTGCATTAAGACAGATCAGCACGATTTGCTTAACATCACTGCGCTGCTGTACTGAGTCGCCATCGTAATCCGGTAGCGTATAGGGCAACCAATAGGGATCTTCAGGCGCTTCCAATCCCTCGCTGGCATATGCAATGCGAATGTGCAGACCTGAGTAGTCCAACTCGACAGTCGGCTGGTCATCGATTCGGATGTCTGCTCGAAGGTGTTTACCGATATGCTGCCAGAATCCGCCGTAAAACCTGCCATCGCACTCAAAGCTCGATCGACCAAAGATGCGCCGTACGAATTTACTATGTTGACTGATGCGCTGGTAGCGCGCTTGAGGAGTTCTTTTGTTCGGATCCCTTTGTCTGATCCCGATAGCAGGAACCTCGAGACTTCCAATATCGACAAACGTAGCCGCAAGCAAGCGATTATAGGCAATAAGGCGTTCGCGCAGCGTGCTCACTGCATAAGGGGCTCGGACTATATCGTCGTTAGTTCTTGGTTCTGGTTCATCGGCATCGAGGTATTCAATGTCAATCTGTCTCTTTGACTTGTCGCCAACAGGTTGTCGGAGCACCACACACTCCCTGCCGGCCATTTGGCCGATTACATTGAGGTTAAAGGCGACGCTGTCAAACCATGCCTCGAGTCTTTGAGTTGGCCAGATTCGAGTTGTCCACTTCAACTGAGGAGTGATGTCGCCTTTGAGCTCCCCTAGTAAGCCCTGTGCGATCAGATGTTTCACAATGTCTCTAATCTTTCGTGTGATTGGCAGTGTATTGTATCGGCTGGCTGGTTTGTAGGACGTTGTGTCGTGAGAAACCGTCAAACACTGTTGTGGATCTTCACCCCAACATACTAAGAGATCCAACAAGAGCACCTTAAACTGGTCTCTAGGCGTGCTTACTGGGGGACGTCCCCGCCCATCATTTGGTTTATCAAACGTTGCCGATAGATATTCGCTCCACAGCGCATTCACCCATGCATCGACCTCTAGGTCATCACTCCATCGATGGATATTAAAAGGACGAGAGTTCTGCCAGTCACGTTCAGTCATAGCAACACCTCGAATCGTTAATTACTGTTAAAGGAAGGAACGCCAAATTCTTAAGTTTTCCGACGTATTAGAAAAGTGCATTAAAAAGAGTGGGTTGGGGGCCTACAGATTTCTTACCCGGTAAAAAACTATCTGCCCTGTGTCTCATTAGATCGCTCCTAGGGCCAAAGTGTGTGTGTGGTCTATGAATATCGGATATGGGACCCAAACAAATCTAGGGGGGGGGCCTAGCCCGGAGAGGGCCCCA from Spiribacter curvatus includes these protein-coding regions:
- a CDS encoding glycosyltransferase family 2 protein, yielding MTQPMTAHPPSNQWTLSLIVPVLNEAHSLRRFLDETLEVLLPVVPALEVIFIDDGSTDGTLEILRELSSTYPGARYVSFSRNFGKEAALSAGLQHATGDAVVPMDADLQHPPEAVIDFIDVWRHRGVEVVYGIPASKQAETASKTATSSWFYRLFNKISEVDIPASAGDFRLLDRVVVDTINRLPERNRFMKGIYAWAGFRSEAVIYQQRGRLTGTSRFNYWKLWNFALDGFIGFSTWPLRIWTYIGGIIALSAFVYMAIIITKTLIWGIDTPGYASLMSAVLFFGGMQLLSIGILGEYVARMFSETKRRPLYVVMETDST
- a CDS encoding DUF6311 domain-containing protein, whose product is MSGLETSSIRYMISGARSLRDPTGPVGLLIAVAIAGTYITLLFPAGFVTGDAPWWHAQREDISQYLAGLNAFLAEPWNFPLLSVQSIVYPQGTNAIFLDVIPALALILKLFVPDTALPINPYGAWLAASITLQAVFGWLILRTLQVRQWGALIALSFFLVSFPALTHRLGHVSLTSHWLLLAGLLLYLRGWQETRLPLISWSALLLIAFYINLYLTAMLIPLYAVSVLAVTPCRGQLRFASKAALAFVPVAASTLVTILPLPGSSGAESWGFGYYSMNLLAPLTGGYLLEIPGNPIAHGGQGEGFNYLGFGVILLFLLAVWRTCGSRWRIINQHRYLFILCILLTLYALSSQIYFGETHILTNRIFKPFEPITDIFRSSGRFFWLPGYTIALFAVLAYAKRPDAHWVTPVFIGLALIQLVDLQNHHENVSSYLHRPAEARGEIEIWDEHVPYDAEHLVFSPLFGCQDGPPTDLLAAMRFAIDEGMTINTGYVARHAPACNEGAASNIDQLGDNVVVFFDKDDYPKRSTALTRFNHRDGTCDDGQSVWICTP
- a CDS encoding GtrA family protein, translated to MLIAEVGRLFKFGIVGGAATAVHLATASALLLIYPGFSVFLTNFLAFCSAVPVSFYGHQNFTFQRQGNSKKFFLVAFGGFLINNFFLGIVVTTTHMNGIASITISTLAVPVLIYTISRLWVFR
- a CDS encoding ATP-binding protein, which codes for MVLRATAHDWQGSHIRAFEYFGGVPETVVPDNLRSGVNKAHRYDPDLNIAYTRLAEHYGVRVVPARVRGPRDKSLVDNAVLIIEREAISQMPFMDRLALLLDREVMAREDRQLVSPQWISKERNVLINGSTSVGKSYFACALAQKACRDGYVISRAGQNCWPKKRGPSLGSKVPL
- a CDS encoding IS3 family transposase (programmed frameshift) produces the protein MATAANDMPKRKRVRYSAEYHAEALALAERIGVSAAASELGLHATQIYQWRAKAAHEKSVSDRERQLREENARLKRQLADKTEEVTILEKNRGVLREEAGLKYAAIHQHRSAHSIAHQCAVLGVSRSGYYAWLRRRDSVPQRLAERAKRDAKVIELFEANKRRYGSPRLREELEAEGMAMNRKTVAESMRRQGLRARAAKPFRHTTDSGHSLGVAPNLLAQDFSATRPDEKWAGDITYLRTIQGWLYLAVILDLCTRKVTGWATSTRIDAELACTALRSALARRGEPSGVIMHTDRGSVYCGWDHRNLIRRYGLVASMSGRGNCFDNAVVESFFHSLKVKSIHGVPLMHRDALRQVLFEYIEVEYNRTRRHSALGYISPDAFEARIVA
- a CDS encoding sulfotransferase family protein, whose amino-acid sequence is MPADDRADCFVQTGFPRTGTTLLENALNSHEGIETIEESGALISTFRAAEQVSEEDKTSKNSALRHRELYYDALEQRRQKSSTILIDKTPILSADIHYMEKLFPAKRYIFSVRHPYDVVLSNFKQRYHQNAAMAAFNEFWSSCDFYDYVMKNWFEVFPGETDRVCYVYYDELVTNFEPTIRRVIDFLGVEWDDAVLDFAEHSKKRAVRTPSYANVRKGLSLGVQSSYQNYLFLFDDYAVVS